The Juglans regia cultivar Chandler chromosome 10, Walnut 2.0, whole genome shotgun sequence genome includes the window ATCAAGGTCAGATAAATGCATAggattaattttattcttctgcAATCCACGTAACTCAAGCTTCTTTGCTTTCTTTTGCAAGACTGGATAAAAGAAAACGCATTAGAAGAGACATTGAACAACTGTCATGAAGAGGTATAAGAGACgctaatgagataaaaaaaaattcaggaaCATGCAGCTGGGGGGAAGACAGTTTGTAGGCAAAACTATGATTATAATTCATTCTTGCTAGTTGCCATCCAGCTAACCCCTACCCCAAAACAAATCAAGATGTCCTCATTGTTAAGATTTATtactttaattcatttttaaatatttataaccaAACTAACATAAAGGTTTCAAATAATGTAAATCTACTTCTTTTTACAAGTCATtattaaagatttattttttgataagtataagAAAAGATTAGAAAAGAATATGAGAAGTTCGGTAAGCtaacataaacattttaaattcaCTCATCCTCAAGCATGATCAGTCATACGTATAGGCATCTATATTTCAAAACCATTATAAAACATCTATGCAAAGTAAACTAGCCACTGCAGTATGACAATCACGGCATGAGAACTGCAGAATGACAATTTGATAAACTAGTAGGAAACTTTACGCTCATTGACAGCATTGCCAATATGAAACTGAAGGGGAAATCTCTAATCTACAAGATATGGAtgcaataatttaataaattttacacAGACAGCAGAGAAGAACTAAGAAACTCAGTGAGGAATTTACATGAACGTAATTTTTTCGTATCTATTTCTTCCCCTTCTTCTTAACTAGGTATTTTCgcttgtatacatcctgtgtccttgggcattgcctagatctctattaataaaaatttacttataaaaaaaaaattacatgatctCTCAATGGAAAAGATTTGGGAGTATTTCTTACAAGAGATTCGATTTCCAAGAATCTTGCTGAAGAAACCAAGAACAATTTTGATTTCCCATCGCACTAAAAATTTCCCAAATAATTCCCTAAGCAAGTCCCTGAATTTCCTAGGTGCTTCCGCTGAGAGACAAGTATTTCCCTATTGTCTCCATGAAGTATTGATATAAATTCCTAAGTATTTGTCAAATGCTCTCctaagattttcataatttatagaaCCACTTCAGACACGGATTCCACCATTCCAACGACACTAATGAGAAAAACCCACCAGGAACATATTGTTTCTCGTTTAGgataaacaaaacaaacattattGTTATGTTAAAACTTCTATCATCTTTATCagttaacaaaataaactatCCCCTGGGGCTGCAGATCTCATCAAAGGCTAACTGAGTTGTAAAGCAATTGAACCTTAAATCAAAGATAAGGACATTAGAAAAAGCGCACCATATCACTGACCTTTCCCACTTAGTGCCATGGGCTTATGAGCCTATAAAAATCCAAATAGTCcctgaaattttcaaaatatgaaacgacaaaaaagtcaaatttcaaatacaagtatattgtaatacatttaataggaGGGGCAAATTATCATACTTGCCGAGATAAAGCCCTTGAAAATGttagagaaacaaaaagtaaatgCAGAATTGAGGTTGAAATCAGAACCTAAAGCATATATATGGATCCCAGGAACAAAAGGGACAAggactaaaacaaaatacaaatccacCTGGCGAATAATCGAAGCCTGCGTCTTCACTCAGGTAAAAAGGCCGCGCGCAGGAGATAGAGAGAGCGGGGTGGTTCTTCAACAGTTCCAAGGTAATCCAGTCTCCCCGTCTTCCTGCTCGAATTCGGATAAGTACGGAGGAACGTTCACAGAGTCGATTGACGTTTTTATCCTTAGCGAACGAGGACTTTTAGGCAGTTTGAACTTTGCACTCGTCATATCTCATTTGGGTAGGGAGAACTGAGAAGTGTTGATCAGTATCATGAATAattgttaatagtaataataaaatattaaataataataataataataataaatatgtaaaaattaagaataaaataataaataataattgagtattttaaaaaaattgttataatttttttaaatttttatataaaatataataaataattcaatttttttaatttttaaaataatattaatattaaaaaataataatccaaaCCAAAGCCTCAAAGTAAGGGATCATATTTTGAATGGTAGTATGTTAGTAACGACGAGCCCTTGACTGAAAGTTTCCGCCGCCAAAAGTGCTTAGCCAAAACTTTTGCAACAACCTCACTCGTCGTTAAAGAAGTTTTTCTTgcgtatattttttatgagagaAACGTGGCCTAACTCGGAACTACGGATCTATTTTGACACGattatcataaataaaaagGGACACAAAGcaggttagaaaaaaaaaaaaaaaaaacaactttggCATAGATCAAAAtaacacttatatatatatatatatatatatatgtatatatacatatatatatatagtaaaaaaaaactttggcaTATATTATAGTAATCTTTTGGAGCCACTTTTAGGGCTAACGTGACTCCATATTAGTCCATATGTATGGACTCAAAATTTCATGTgttatcaataaaatgaaaGGATAATAATAGATTTACTACTTCCTACCATCTAtttgctattatttttttttaatttttaatttttaatttatttatttattacttaattgttaagaaaatgactattaataaatttgtatattttttattttttttaatgattaaagatattaaaaaaatacttaaaagaaaataataaaaataataaaaatttcaaatatactatagaatagtaaaataatagtaagagGATAATAAGTCTATCATTATCCAAAATTCCTTGcattatcaattaaaattaaatgcatgTGTCGCATAATCCCCACACAATTACTacttttacaatttatttctgttataaaattatatcatttatttttcttccatattAATCTTTCAACTTTAATGAGACGAAGAGGTTGCcataatttttaaagaaatgtgGTTTAGAAGGAATAGAATGGTATTTGAGGACAAGTTTGTTAGTCCAAGTAAAGTAATAACTGCTGCTATATCAAGTCTTAACAGTTATCAAGAAGCTAGAGTTGAGGAGAACCAGAACAAGGGATTAAATagccaaagaagaaaagatacaGAGTGGAAGCCACCAGATGAGGGTGTAACAAAGGTGAATTTCGATGCTGCCATCGataaaacaaataacagagTTGGGATGGGCATAGTAGCAAAGACTTATAAGGGAGAGTTACTATTATCATTTTGTGCATCAAAGATGTTTAGTGGAATTTCGAGTCTGGCTGAAACTACTGTCTTATGGAGAGCTATGGATCTAGTTGTGAAATTAAATGGTGGAAATGTGGTGTTCGAAGGAGATGCTGAAAGAGTAATAAAAGGGGTAACAAGGAAGGGAGTTATATGTGCATCGATGGGGTAGTTTCTTGATGAAATGAGGAGCAGACTGTCTCATAGACAAGATTGGTCTGTGAAGTTCATTTATAGAGAAGGCAATAGTGTGGCTCATGAGCTTACTAAGAGGGCTTTGAGAATGGAAGGTGAATGTTTCTGGATTAAAGAGGGACCTATTGAGATTGCTGGTATAATCAATAGAGAAATGCTATGTAATAATTTAGAGCAATTGCATTTGGGTGATAGATTGTAAACAGATGTAATTTTGcaccttttgattatgaatgaATAAGAAGGACTTattgatgtttaaaaaaaaaaaaaactttaatgagaagtaaattataaactaagtatcaactttggaaattaaataacaattttaataatttgttcatattataaatgtatGGACCTTGAACCAAAGGGAGAAAGAACCTCATGTGGATGGAAAGGGCCTATAGAGATCTAGGGAAGCATCTTTCTTATCTGATGACTTGCACTGCTTGCCCTTTCTAGGCCCACCATCTATTAACTATGGAAATGTTGGTGGAGGAAATGTAAGTTTGATCGTTCTTCGAAGTTGTCCATTTCCTTCTTCGTTAAATTGAGTGTCTTTTGGTGGTGGCAGCaagttaattatatactaaaatGAGGCAAAATAGGCAATtgaaagatatatttataaataagtatataaGTATTGTTTGGTTTACACACAAATCTTACGTAAAGAAACTTACACGCTAACGCGtaatttaatgtgatttatcaaattttaaaactttatttattgtaaaatagtttaatatattatattaaatcacattAGTATATAAACTTTCTTGTATAAGATTTGTAGGTAAACTCAACACATCTCATATCAGAGTCTGATCATGACTCGGCCATTCATTaagcaaagaaaaatcatgTGCTATTTTCTATAGCCGAGTCTGTTCTGATATTGCTATCTACAACCAATACTAGATCCTTCTGAAGTCCCAAATCAAGCTTCACCTTAGGCAAATATTCATTGATCTCGAGACACAAGTACAATCAGACACaaaacatgatgcatgcattTGCTAATCATCAGgaataaacaaagaaaagttctcccaatataagaaaaataagcatttgtgacggattatttatgataataatgactatttacaacgaaaacagactcattttagtatgaaataatcatttttgtaagaaataattagtcataaataaataattttcttgtaatatccAAGATTTATCTTGATTTCTTCTATCCATATATACAACAAGCAGAAATGTCCACAAAAGAAATTATCTTAACTTCAAGGGATGATGATAATTTCTTTTGTAGCTCTAAAAAAGGGGTGGGGtttcatgactttctaattAAAGGGATGATGGATGAGTATACTAATTGGTCATGGAAGGTGAGTACTCCTCCAATATGAACGCATATATGTCCCCCCCATTGGACGTGCAGTACTACGGCAGATCATCGAGccagcttaattaattatatatagcaacGTCTAGCTTTGGAGCAGGAGTCATGCATGTGAGTATTGACGTTTGGATCTTAAGCAGAGAAGAGTAGTAGTGTTATatgtatttacatttttatttacaaaaaatgtgaagactcaatattttatcagttttttttaaattcaaaattttaaattaatattcaaaattttataatttttaacatatcaataactaatATGTGGAGAggtaagttttttattaaatacaatTAGCGCATTTCTCAAGTTGAGAAATAATACATGCATGAGATGTATACCAAATTGTAACAATTCCTAAATTTAAACACGTATAATAGTATGATCAATATTATTTATGGTCATGATCAATAGTGATTTCTTGCAAACATATCATGTAATAGGTCTTTAATAATTCTCTGATATATGCACGTACGATAATTAGGAGTTTCcaagaccatatatatatatatatatatatatattctttattaactatatatatagctaaggAAAAAGTTCGTTACAACCTAGGATTTTTGGTCATGTTTCATGTCGGAAAATGTTTCCCAATTAAGCAAAGAAAAGTTGCTTGATGAGTACTAGAAGTTGTCTGAGTAGAAATTCAAGCCGTTATGATTTGCAATTTCActcaatttgtttaaaaattatatgtagaaatattgttattTTCAGTCAATAttaccactctctctctctctctctctctctctctctctctctctctctctctctctctctctctctctctctatatatatatatatatatatatatgtatatatatatatatatattctaatattggATAACAAGTAGTACTCGTATACATTTCAAAGGAGAAGTATCATGGAAGTATTaaattgcaaataaaatatttagttatataataaattatatattagaaaatGCTATTCATTCCTGCATCCTcatataattagtttaaaaaaaatactatatatccAACGCTCTtgtcaattttatttcattgtttTGATCATGTGATATTGTACTATATATCCAACGCTCTTGtacactccacgactgtatgtaacattactcttatttaaaTCTTAACAAATGCCACATCAGCATAGACTACATAGTGAAATGAGAGTACTAGACTTTGCAATACAATACATGATTAATTATTAGTTCTTTTTTCGAATAAAATTGTACTGAAAGAATGATTATTAACGTGATGATGAGTTTGCGTGTATGTATAGAATTACTATATGATGATAGTTCTATATataggagaagaaaaaagtagCAAATGTCTTGAGGaattcaaaaggaaaaacaaaacaatatatataggaCTAGTGCTGGATGTTGGGAAAAGTAGGAGTTTccatcttgaaaaaaaaacttataatggCCACAGCAGACCACactttctctttaattaatttgccgTTTGCTGGCTCACACTCGTGCAACACTTTCTATCATTATAGTATCACATATCTGTCAAGTAGTGATGAATACAAGCCATATATAATTACTTGCAAGACTGCCCTCGATCCACCgctgaaaataattaattaaattaaattaaattaaaaactaattccTGATCTCCTCGTACTCGAAAGAATAGATCAAAAAGAATAATTAAGCagatcataaatattatatggggaatcataatatatatatatatatatgaggagatATTCATAAACACAATTTCATTCAATCTGCAGCCAAAAAAGAACAGTATGACAATGTTATACATATGGGTGAaattcttcaacttcttcattTCCCTTTTTGTCATTACAAGCTGACAGTTCCTAGATTATTAAAAGTACAGAAAACGCAACATATTGTAATTTGATGATGATCAACAAATTAAgtcctgatcatcatcatcatatacgTAGTACTGAAATCCAGCTAACTTCTCTGTGAGAAGAAATAAACATGCTGTCGTATCTACTTATAACTAAGATGATCATCAACAAGAGTGGAAGGACAAAGCACCGGGGAGATGGGAATGATGTTGGTGGTGATGGTGGTGATGATTCGGCTCTTTCTCGATCCGCCACCGGAGATGGAGGAAATCGTCCACCGAGCATGGAAGCCTAAGAGGGCCAGTGGTATGGTACCCATAAACTTCATGAGCTTTCTCCAGAAGCCTCTTGAATAAAGGATGGTAGAGATAAGATATGGGAATCACAAAACGTTGAAACtctccatcttcatcttctaaGCCCACTCGAACTGCAAGCCATCCTTTCTTCACTTTCATCTTCTTGTCATCCGACATGATCTCTTAATGCAATTTCTTCGTGTAATTAAGGGTATAAATTGGAGTCTTTGACAGGAAGCTGATTGATGATCATCTAGGGCTTTGGAAGATGATCAGGCCAGTTTACTGATGTGAGGTACTAATCTTGTGGGGGATGCATAGGAATGAAGTCAAGGGGGGTTATATATAGGAGCAAGGATTCCAAAGGAGAGGTGGGTATTTGTACTCTATTTGTttgatttaattcaaaatataaagccAGCTAGCTAGTGTTTATGTGTCAGTTAGTCCTAAATATGGAATCATATTGAAAGCTTTTTTGTTGGAGGACCCTTTTCCATTGTACATGATCATGATTCCTTGCTAGCTGTGCCTACCCCTTTTACTTTGGAGGCCAGGTACCTGTCAGTGTGGGATATATGTGGGGACACAAACTTTCCTccctctataatatatatttttccctcTACATGATAATTATTGTGTATATTGAAACTAGAAATCCAAAGATTTCCTAATATTGCCCTTTTTGcatttctttgtaaatttatatatattcatgatgtaaaaagatatatatgactatataagagaataataaataaagagatggctttaatttaattgtatttACAAACGAGATTACattaattagttataaatatcaaatacaaaaacaacTGATTTCGATACGCGTTTTGAGACACAATACTATTCTCACAACCTTAAAggttgttaaaaatataatataaataattagtacTAACACTACTTATACTATGTTTCCTAAATTCTAGATTTTGAGTGCTGCCACCATCTAAAGTTATTAATTCATTATAAGATAATTGCTTATTTACGATCAGTTAATTACAgctagcgaaatgactatttataattaaaattagttacgAATAGTCTTTTAGTTGcaataaattagtcacaaaaatttatttttcttgtagtgattattAGAAGGTTTTggtaattagtaattaatttggaCTAATGGTGCAAAAAACTTGGATTTGCTTAATTTCTTGTATTAGTTTTTGGTTCAAAACACTAAGTTTTGGAGggattaatataaattatgaagtACTGAATATCGATATTGGTTGAGACTAATGAATTATCGTGACAAAATACGCGCATCATGATGCTGTACTAAGAATATTCTCTTTGGTCCGTTACCAAATTGTATTTCTCTTTCCGCATCTGATATTGGAGATCAACAAGTTGCATGAGAGAAATATACTTTCTGCAGGACATGAGTACTACTGCTCAAGTGGGGATATTCTAAAAGGACCTCTAAATATTGATCCTTTAAAATCATGGCATATCTCATTCATGTATGGGCAAATGATCGTACTCATGCATGCTCGATCTCTCAATTCcaactttctctttttcttttctccgaTCACTTTCTCTAGAAAAATGATCTCAACTTTCTcgattcactacaagaaaaataaatatttatgacgaatTATTTGCGACAATAAcgattatttatgataaaaacagacttattttgacagaaaatagctgatcatcaataaacagttttcttgtagtaattATTTGACCTGTGATCAATTTTTTGCATGGTAATTAATCATGTATCGATCGGCCTCTAATTAATGGATcaaattcataaaaacaaagAGAGCTAGCCGATCCAAACTCACTTGatcaagagagaaaaaagaaaagaaacgcaTGCACCCtccttatatattattatatatgtgcCCCGGCCGGCCTCTTGTTTGCCTTAAGAGGATTTCTCCCtctcgcatgcatgcatgcatcctcCTTCCTTTCCCATCCTCCTATTTCAATATACCTCTATTctatatgtttttctttctataGTACTGCAGGATGTTAGAAGTTAGATAAGTCGCCGTTTACTCACAGTCACCACTACATTGCACGCACGCAGTACTCCCAACTAAACTCGATCGGCGTACGTCCAAGTTATTTGATCACCTAATGTCACTCTTCATGTAGTTATCATCTTTATTATAATGACATGAATCATTTTCTTGATTGTCTGATTAATAAAGAATCACCGAGACGGAACCAATTATATTTAACTCGTTAACTCTATTAATATTTCACGattcgagttttttttttttctaggacGATGCAACTTTTGTTGTGAATGTTAATGGGTCGAGTACGTACTCTGCATAGTCACAGCGATCTttcttataatatgatatacGAGCTTGCTAGTTTAATGCAGCCATCAGCTTGAtggttttttaaaaagaaatgagtgCACCATGACATGTTATTGCCTTTCAAAACAAATGCTAGTCATGGTTAAAAGGCAAAGTGCTCTATCAAGCGTACGATGGAAGTGCAAATGGAGTGTAGTCGTGGGGCACACGTACCTCTGCagtactctttaaaaaaattacctaaaaaGAAGAGATGTCCTCGGAATGATCTTAAGCGATGTGCCAAAGGGCATTTTGTACAAAAGTGGTACGTACTGCCATAAGCAAATAGTCAATTGGTATTGTAAGCTTAGTCATCATCCGTACCTATGTTCGGTggtgctaattaattaattaattagcattaaTCCTTTttatttagtctatatatatatatatatatatatatgatgatgatgatacaGATCATACGTACTGACAAAGATCATCGGGCCGGTTCTGCGCCAGTACTACTACCTTTACTAAAAGACGCGCATGCAAATCATATTCTAAAGAGAGATCATTAATTGATAGCTACCTAGGTAGCTTCATcgacatattataatttaaataatttttcatatcaattttaaattataatatattttaatatgatcgaaaaagatcataaaattcaagatgatgaagatgatcatGAATACATTACTAATTAGAGATGAGTCCCCCGGCCGGTCTACAAAACCCACCATGGCCTCGATCGATggcataattaattaaggacTTTTCTCATCCATCTTTTTGCTCTGAAAATCATTCCATCTTAttgtaacatatataattaatgctaTGGCCATGATCATCTATTTGATAATTTAATAGTGTCTTAATTAGATACTGTTGAAGAATTTGTTTAATTTACAACATTATATATGGCGTAGTGCAGCTAGCTAGCAGGGTCGctctcaattatatatatatgagtaattctacatacaactgttaagtatgtaaatattacgtaatcgctttgaaaaagagttgaatctattattaaaaaattaattttttcatataagtctaatattttattcatttttttcaaaacgattacgcgacgattGTATAATTCacagttgcaaatatattttctatatatatatatatacatatacatatatactgTACTAGCTGTATGCATGGATCCTAGCTATTTGGCAATAGATATTAATCTTAGTACTGGCCAAGAGATATTCCTTTCGTATTATATATTCCAGCTGCTGCCATGTGCTCGATCCCGTCCCCAAAACGTCCCTTTTGCAATATTAAGATTAATTCTGTCGTCAAACAATCAGAATTATCTCTTAATATTGCTCATCAAGAGTACTATATATTCATGAACTACAATCAAGGCAATATtgtccctagctagctagctaattaaagAGGACGAATACATGATGCTGGCCTGTTTTTATTTCTGATCAGcttatatatacgtatatactTAAGTACTACTACTTTTAATGGAAAGAAATTCATTAGTAAGAGATCCCAaacatattattaatatatacacaccGAGTGCGGATTTTCAGTTCAGTACTGTCGTAGTAGTACTTATTCTTTTCGGTCTGGTGAATTAGGGTTTCTGGTACGTACACTACTTATAATAATCAtgatatttttaacaaaataggGATCGAGCGGTCCATATAATACACCGCGTATTCATGAAAGCTGGCCAAGTACCATTCTttttcatgatgatcatgatgagcgAGCTGCAGGtagtgatgatgatcatgaggcCGGCCGATAGTTGATCTTTCAAAGTCAGGGAATAAAGATATATCAGTTGTTTTACGACTTTCAAACCGACCCACCTTGGCAAGCATGCATTGCAATCATATATAGGCATGTAtacagtagtagtactacttctTCCAAATTCTAGAAGTGAAAggacgtatatatatatatatatttatatatatatatgagcgaAGTCAAAAGGTGTCAACTTTGATGGCCCAAAACCaaaggatattatatataatctagatgaagtacatgatgatgatcatcgaTCGATGCTTGGCATAGCAGGTACGTACATTATTAAGCAAGACAGTACCACTGAAAGATCAACTATATATCAGGCTATAAATTAGATCAGTCATCAGGGACGGCAGCAGATCAGAAAGGGACTGGACCGGAAATATCGTTGTTACGATTCTCACCTTTGGAAAAGGGAATCGAGGGCTCGAGAGGGTGTACGTACGTGTCCCTATCGTGCACAAGATTTGAGAGATTTTTCAAAGGTATAAAAGGGAATATTAATATTGGAGTTC containing:
- the LOC108981721 gene encoding uncharacterized protein LOC108981721 — encoded protein: MVFEDKFVSPSKVITAAISSLNSYQEARVEENQNKGLNSQRRKDTEWKPPDEGVTKVNFDAAIDKTNNRVGMGIVAKTYKGELLLSFCASKMFSGISSLAETTVLWRAMDLVVKLNGGNVVFEGDAERVIKGVTRKGVICASMG
- the LOC108981711 gene encoding auxin-induced protein 6B-like, producing MSDDKKMKVKKGWLAVRVGLEDEDGEFQRFVIPISYLYHPLFKRLLEKAHEVYGYHTTGPLRLPCSVDDFLHLRWRIEKEPNHHHHHHQHHSHLPGALSFHSC